CTGCGCGAAGGTCAAGGGCACAAACACGTACTGGTCATCATACTGCCGCTCAATGGCAAACACGCCCCCCGCCTGTATACCCTCCTGCCGGAAGGCGTTCTCTGGGTTGATGACCGTTTTCTTGCCGGCCTTGGGGTACAGGAACTGCAGCGGTGAGAAGGGGTTCTCCGTCCGGATGGACAATTGGTACTGCACGCCCCGGCCAATAAGCGCGTATTGCGTTTTGCCTTTCTTGAGCCGGTAACTGCCCTCTACAATAGCGGAGTCAATCTGGTTCTGCAGGAAGAAGTTGTCACTCACCCCTTTCACCTTCACCACCATCTGGCGGTCATTGTAGCGGAGCAGGGCGTTGTCTTCAATCACCTCGGTGAGAAGGGCCACGCCCGGAGTTTTGCGTATGCGCTCCAGAAACTGGGCATTGGTCTCAAAGGACTTGCCTTCTATGGAAGTGATCTTTATTTCGGGGTCAAACTTGCCGTACAGCGACCTGATCAGATCCTCCAGCCCGTTGAACACCGACAGCACCACAATCAAGGCCATGGACCCCACGCCCACGCCAATCATGGCAATAATGGAGATGATGTTGATGATGTTGCGCTTCTTCTTGGAGAAGAAGTACCGCCGGGCGATAAAAAGGGCAACGTTCATCTTTGGGTGAGGGAGGTAGTGGTTAAATGATTGCGTGAATGGCTTCTCGTGCTATTCAGGTCGGTTTACTGTTCTGCGGGCAAAGGGTTTTATTTCTTTCTAGTTCCTATGGCGTTTTTGGTAGCATACCTTAACGCGTGTTTGGGGAAAAAGCCGCTAAGTGGTATCCTGCTTTTAAAGAATGAGCCTTCCCCATTCTCTCCATCATTCAATCACTCAACCACTCAGCCACTCCTTCACTCATTAAACCTACTTCCAGGCCTTTACAATGAGGCCGGTGCCGGTGGGGTGGTTGCCGTTGGTGTCCAACCAGTTAAGCAGTAGGCAGAACGGGTACACCAGCAGGTAGTAGAACGGCAGGATGATGAAGAACAGCTTGGAGGCCCCCAGCATTAAGATAGGGTACTTCATGCTCAGGCGCCAGGAGATCTTACCAGGCGTTCCGTAGGAATAATGGGCCTGGGTGCGGCTGAAACCGGCGCTCTTCAGTTTGTCCTGTATTTCCTGGATGTTGTAACCGTCGCGTACGTGTTCTTCAATGAAAGAGCTTTCCTCGCCGCCGTGCACGTCTGAGCCGCCTTGGTCTGAGGGCGTGGAGATCAAGACCATGCCGCCGGGCTTCATGGAGGCATAGAAGTTCTTGAACACCTCCACGTCTTCCAGAATGTGCTCCATCACGTCTACAGAAAGCACCAGGTCAAAGGTCTCCTGCGGCTCGCGGTACGTCACCAGATCCTCCTTGCGGAAGTTCACGTTGTTGCGGCCTATCTTCTGGAAGAAGTTGTGGCAATCCGCGATCTGCTCGTCCTTCACGTCTACGGCCAGAATGCGCCATTTGTCGCTCATGCCGGAGAGGTAGTAGCTGTACTGGCCAAAGCCCGAGCCGGCATCCAGAATACGGATGGGTTGCTGGCGCTTGCCCTTGGCCCAGGCCCGCAGTTCTTTATGGATGTGCCACGTGCGCAGCAGCAAAAGGTCTAACAGGTTGTAAAACAGCTTGCGCAGGAAAGGGGTTTTGTTGAACGCCTCGCCCAGAACGCGTTTAATAGGATCGTACTGCATGGGTGGGTTTAGTAGCTGGCTATGAGAAAGGCAGAATTAGCGGCCTTCGGTGTCTTCTTCGTGGTCGTCAATGTCTTCGTCATAGAAGTCATCTTCCTCCTCGCCGGTCTCGTCCTCAGGGTTGGTGAAGGGATTGGTAGGATCTTCCTTAGACTCAGAGGGGATATCCAGCGTAGCCAGGATTTTGTCCATTTTGGCGGCGTACTCGGCGGTGTCGTCCAGGTAGAAGATCAGCTCGGGGATTACACGCACCTGGTTCTTGATGCGCTTGGCCAGCTCGTGCCGAATGGTCTTGGTGTGTACCTGAATCTCCTTGAGCATTTCGCGGCCATTGGGGTTGAGCAACAGGCTCAAATGCGCTTTGGCCACGCCCAGGTCCGGGGACACTTGTACCCCACTTACAGATATATAGGCGCCATGAAACAGATGGGAAACATCGCGCTGAAAAATATCAGCGAGCTCTTTCTGGATCAGACGGGCGAATTTTTGTTGGCGTTTACTTTCCATGATTCAGCAAATATCGCATTAATTTCACATTTTTACCCCACAAACCGCTGCCCTCTTTGACACAAGGTCCTGGGGGCGGCTCAGCCGCACATACGTTTGATACGATTCTTCCGCAGTTTGTTTCCGTCTAGATGGGTGGTGTTGGGACTGCTGTTTCTTCTTATCCGGCTTCCGCTTATCTTTCTGGAGCTTCCTATGACGCTTTCTGAGCTGCACCACCTGCTGCTGGGCGAGCGCCTGCACGACGGTTTTATGCTCTACCAGGACGTGTATGACACCACCGCCCCGCTGTCTGCGGGAATCTACTGGCTACTGGAGACCCTGTCGCCGCGGCCTTTTCTGCTGCACCGGTTGTTGGCCACTTTCCTTATTGGCTACCAGGCCTTCCTGCTGAATTATATTTTCAACCGCAACCAGGTGCACCCCTACCGGTCTTACGTTCCGGCGCTTCTGTACATGCTCTTTGGCAGTATCTTCTTTGAGCTAGACGTGCTCTCTCCGTTGCTGCTGGGCCATACGTTTGTGCTGCTCGCCGTGTACAGCCTCACGGCCATCTCCAAGGAGGCCTCTAACGGCGGTCGCCTGTTTAAGGCCGGTTTCATGCTGGGGCTGGCGGCCTTGTGTTACCTGCCGCTTATGTGGTTTCTGGTGCTGGGCTTCTTCGCCATTATCTACTTTGCGTCGGTGGCGTTCAGAAGTACCCTGCTCATGCTCACGGGCTTTGCTTTCCCCTTTAGCGTGGTCATCACCTTCTTCCTGTACCAGAATGCCTTGATACCTTTTCTGGAGGAAGGACTGGCGTGGTCGTGGCAGTTTGGCTTTGCGTTTGGCTTGCCCATGAAACAGGTGCTCACCATTGCGGCCCTGCCCCTGGCCTTTCTGGCGCTGTCTCTCCTTAGCTTGCCCCTGATCACCTTAGGCCCCAACTACCAGGCCCGTTTCCTGCAGTTTATGCTCATCTGGACCATTGTGGTGATTCCGGTGCTCATCAGTGGACATGACGGGTCGGCCAAAGGCCTGATTGTGGTGCTGCCGTTGATCTCGTACTTCGGCATTTTCCTGTTCTCCTGGTGGGGTAAGCGTATCTGGATAGCCGAAATTCTCTTTCTGGTGATTGTGGCCGCCGTGGTGGTGATCAGGTATAACCCCTTCGGGATGGTGTACCTGCCCCTGGGCATTGACCCCGAGCTGGTGCAGGTGCGCGAAGCCCCCCGCTACCGGCAGGTGCAAGGCCAACGGCTGCTGGTGCTGGGCCCCGACCTCAACTATTACCAACACAACCGCCTGGGCTCACCTTACCTACGCTGGGACCTGGCGCAGCCCTATTTTGGCCAGTTAGATAATTACCAGTCACTGTTCACCATTCTCCAAGACCTTCGGCAAAGCCCCCCAGACTATATTGTGGACCAGAAGAACCTCATGCCTGAGCTGCAATACAAGCTACCGGTGGTGTTCCAGCGGTACGAACGGGTAGAGAACGGGCCTTTCTATAAGCGGGTCAGGTAGAAGGCTTTGGCTGTTTTAAGGCCGTTTTACTGAAAGCAGGCTTAAAACAGCTTTTGTCTTCATTGCCTTTCGTAACCTCTTCCGTTGTGATATAGGTGAAAAGACAATTCCCGTTTTGGGCCTGTTTTCTGAATAACAGGCCCAAAACGGGAATTGCTTTTTATGGCTGACTAGGTTGTTCTTAGCAAGTGATCTTGTCTACGCGGGTCTGGTGTCTGCCTCCTTCAAAGGGAGTGGTTAGGAAAGCGTCTACCATGTCTTTGGCCACGTCTTCGGTCACAAAGCGGGCCGGAATACAGAGCACGTTGGCGTTGTTGTGAGAACGGGCCAACTGGGCCAGTTCTTTATCCCAGCAAAGGGCTGCCCTGATGCCGGCGTGCTTGTTGGCCGTAATGGCTACTCCGTTGCCGCTGCCGCAGATCAAGATTCCCATTTCATACTCCTTGTTCTCCACGGCCGTGGAAAGCGGATGCACAAAGTCTGGGTAATCTACCGAGGCATCTGAGAACGGACCGAAGTCTTTCAACTCATGGCCCTTCTTCTCCAGTTCCTGCTTTAGTATTTCTTTGTATTGGAAGCCGGCATGGTCGCCGCCTAGTGCAATTTTCATGGCGTAATAGGTTAAGAGGTCGCTTCTTTGTTTAAACGGGCCAGATCATTTTTACGCACCATCCAGGAGATATGGATACTTACCTCATAGAGTAACAGCAATGGAATGCCCATGAGCGTCATGCTCAGCACGTCTGGCGGTGACAGGATGGCAGCTACCAGGGCAATCACCACAATGGCGTGCTTGCGGTAAATCCGCATTAACTCTGGGCTTACCAGTCCAGCCTTAGACAGGAAGAACACAATCATGGGTAGTTCAAACATAAGGCCGCAGGACAAAACAATAGTGATGAGGGTAGACACGTACGAAGACAAGTCAAACTCATTCACAATGCTAGGATCTACCTGGTAAGAGGCCAGAAAATTGATAGACAGCGGCGACACAATGAAATACCCAAACAGGGACCCTACCAGGAACAGCGCTGACACAAAGAAGACCGCGCCCCTGGAATTTTCCCGTTCATTGGGGTAGAGGCCCGGTTTGATAAAGCTCCAGATTTCCCAGAAAAGGTACGGGAAGCCCAGCAACAGACCAATAATAAAGGAACTGGTCAAGTGCATGGTGAACTGCGAGGACAGTTCCCGGCTTTGCAACGTGAACGGTAGTTCTGTGATACAAAGGCCGGGCGAGTTTAAAGCCGCGCCCACTTCGCACAGTTTCCGGTACGTGAGGAAATCTACCCTTGATGGGCCCAGAATGATCTCATGGAAGACAATCTCCGGGAAGCTGAAGGCTATACCGGTAAATACCACCACCGCCACCGCCGAACGGATCAAATGCCACCGTAGAACCTCCAGGTGGTCCAAAAAGGTCATCTCATGTTCTTCTCCACTGTGCGCTGCCACCTCTCCGGAACGTTGTGCCATGTATCTGGTAAAAATTTTACAAGCTTGCTAGTCAACTAATAACCCTTCCCGGCATAGACCGGCTTTATGCATCTGCCTGCGCAGGGAAAGGTTTCTATCTAGCTTAGTGTTGCTTGGTCTGGTTATTTAGTAGTTGAACAACGGGAACTGTAACATCCAGTTGTTGATGTCTTTTCTGGTCTGTGAAATGATGGTCTCGTTGTCATGGTTCATGAGCACGCGGTCAATGTACTCCACAATGCGATCCATGTCTTGTTCCTTCAGCCCGCGGGTAGTTACGGCAGCCGAGCCAATTCGGATTCCGGAAGTCACAAAAGGTGATTTGTCATCAAACGGCACCATGTTCTTGTTGATGGTGATATCGGCTTTGATCAAGGTGTTTTCCGCCAGTTTACCGGTCAAGTCCTTAGATCTGAGGTCAATCAGCATCAGGTGATTGTCTGTGCCGGCTGAGATAAGCTTGTAGCCACGGCCCACCAGAGAATGAGCCAGCGCCTGGGCGTTTTTCTGCACCTGCGCGGTATATTCTTTATAGGAAGGCGTGAGGGCCTCAAAGAAAGCCACGGCCTTGGCGGCAATCACGTGCTCCAGTGGTCCGCCCTGCGTGCCCGGGAACACGCCGCTGTCCAGCAAGGAAGACATCATGCGTACTTCGCCCTTAGGCGTCTTCAGCCCGAACGGGTTTTCAAAGTCTTTCCGCATCATGATCATCCCGCCGCGCGGTCCCCGTAGGGTTTTGTGGGTGGTGGTGGTCACAATGTGGCAATAGTCAAACGGGTCATTCAACAGTCCGGTGGCAATAAGGCCGGCCGGGTGCGAGATATCGGCTAACAAAAGAGCCCCTACCGCATCGGCGGCCTCGCGCAGTACTTTGTAGTTCCAGTCACGGGAGTAGGCCGAGGCCCCACAGATGATCAGTTTCGGTTTCTCGCGCTCAGCTACCTCTCTGACTTTCTCCCAGTTGATTTCGCCAGTCTCTGGCTCTACGCCATAGAAAGAAGGCTTGTACAGCTTGCCGGAGAAGTTCACCGGCGACCCGTGGGTTAAGTGCCCACCGTGTGACAGGTCAAAGCCTAGAATTTTATCACCGGCGTTTAACACGGCCAGCATCACCGCGGCATTGGCCTGCGCGCCGGAGTGCGGCTGTACGTTCACCCACTCCACCCCGAAGAGTTCTTTGGCCCTATCAATAGCCAATTGCTCCGACTGGTCTACTATCTCACAGCCCCCGTAATAGCGCTTGGACGGCAAGCCCTCGGCGTATTTATTGGTGAGCACGCTGCCCATGGCCTCCATTACCTGGTCTGACACAAAGTTTTCTGAGGCAATAAGTTCTAAGCCGTGCAGTTGGCGCTGATGCTCTTTCTGGATAAGATCGAAGATTTGGGAATCGCGTTGCATGTGAGATATTGTTAGTAGGTGCCCAAAAGTACAGCCATTGCAGCAAATAACCAATGGTTTAGGGTTGAAGGCGCAAGAGAAATGGTGCGCAGTGGTTTAAAGGCGTTTTACGGAAAAGGGTATAAAAAAAGCCCCAGGCTGAACCTGAGGCTTTTTGTGATTGGGTTTGAATGTTTACTGCTTTATCAATCGTTGGGTCTGTCTTTCCCCATTAACCTCCGTTGTGAGTAAGTAAATGCCAGGCTTTACTTGTGGGCCTAAAGTAAGATCGGTTTCAGAAGCACCGGCAGAAATTTTTACCTTTTTTTCAAAGGCTACCTGGCCATACTCAGAAATAAGTTTTACTAACATCTCACCTGCTTTTTCTGCGTTAACGACTACTCTTACCTTGTTTGTGAAGGGATTGGGAGAAGCGGTGACAGAATTGGCAGAAGGCTTGAACTCTACCTCTATGGTCTGGCTGTAAGTAAAGGAGCCATCCAGGTTAACTCTTTTAAGGCGGTAGTAGTTGGCCTGCCCTTGTAATGGGCTTACATCTTCTGCATGGTACACTGCGACTGCCGCGTTGTTACTGTTCTGTCTAGGTGCATTTGTGATGATGGTCTTGAATTCGTTACTCTCTAAGCTGGTAGCTATTTCCACATCATAAGAAGCAGTGTTACGACCAGCAACCATCCACTTGAGTTTGACGGTTTTTGCGTTCCAGTGACCAGTGAAATCCATTTCTTCTACGGTAACTGCAGGCTCTTCTTTCACTGGTTGAGAAGCAATGAAGTCAATAGCCGAAGTGCCGTTATGGAGGTAATATTCAGTGAGGTCTGAAATGCCAGTAAGTTCTGCGGTAAAATAGTTACCCGTTGCAGAGAAGGTGGCATTAGGAAGATATGAGGTAACGGCGCCATCTTCTGTATTGTCTATATAGGCACAGTTTTCTGTGGTGCCTGCGCTATAGGTTGTAAACGAGAGGTCAGAGAGTGATGTCACCGCATTATTGGCGGCACTATAGGCCTCAAGCTCTGAGGCTAAACCATAAAGCCTAATGCTTACTGGCTTGTCTGCGCTTGGCTGGTTAGAAGATCTTATTCTCCAGTTCCTGGCAAAAGCATTTATAATACTCCCTTCGGCGTTTTTTAAAGCTAGGTTAGGATTGGAGTTCACGGCAAAGTCAATGGATACCTCACCTAAAATATTTCCACCGTCACGAATAGCGGCAATTACTTCTCCTTCATATTTAATTTCCTGCCAGGTATTTGAACCTGTTGAGGTGATGCTTAGGGAAGGTGTGCAAGCGTTAAAATCAGTAGGAGCCTTGGGAGAATAAATGAGAGAACCGCAGTTTAAGAAGTTCCAACCTGTAGTAGTTCCTATTGATGTGCTGGCTAAGCCTGCAAAATAATTTCCTGGGCCAGTGGCAGTAACATCAGAAATAGTAAGGTAATCTGTGCAAAAGCCAAAAGATGAAAAATTAACGTTGGCTGTTTGGCCAGCAATAGAGGATTTGATAGTAGTCAAAGATCCGGCGCCTGGGGTAAAAAGACTTTCTACAGTTTGAGTCTGGCTACTTTCTAAGGTAAGTGTATTTCCCTCGGCTAAGTCAGCTTTAGGAAGCGAAAGCCCAACAAATGTATTGCTTTGGTTGATTATGGAGTTTGACCCATGGAACGTGACTAATTTGTATGATTTGCCACCGCCATTGAATACATGTGTGTTGGGTCCGTTAAGGGTGAAAGTGGCCCCGGTTGCATCTAGGTTTAAGGACGGGTTGATATTCCAGGTGCTCAAATAATCAATGGAAGTACTCCCTATTTCCAAGGTTCTGGCGGCAGTGCCCACAGAATTAAAGGTGTTTACTGAAATTGGGTGGCCATTGGTTTTGAGGGTTCCCTCATTAAGATTAATGGTTCCGTTGGCAGCGGCTCTTATCTGGCTTTGAAGTTCCCAAATCCCGCCTCCTTCAAATGTAAGAACGGTGTTAGGGGCTAAGATCCTTGCCTCTAAGTTTACCGGAATGTTTATGCCTGAAGATTTGAATATAAGGTTGAGGCCTTTTACTCCGGTAAAGGTTAAATCAAGATGGGCCTGCAGTCCTCCATGTATATTTAATGTCTGCCCGTTTCCGTCAAAAGAGGCCCCCCGGATATTAGTCCAGGTAATGTTTTTTGTGTGTGCTTCTACGTCTAAAGTGATTTTCTGGCCTGAGAAAAGAAACGAATTCAAATCAAAGACTACATCATCTTCTGCTGTAGGCAATGATTGATGCTTTATTTTTCCTCCGCTGGTAGTTGCCCAGTGGCCTAATTCACTCCATGCGCCGCTACCGCGGTTATTCAATCCAAAAGGAACCCAATAATAGGTTTTACCAGTGGCTGTTGAATCGGCTAAGGGTAGACTAGATACTATTTTTCCTAGTAGGGCAAGATTAGTCAGGGACAGCTGAGCATGCGTGGTTGCAAAATGGCCTTCATTCATAATCTTAGTTGACCTGAAAGGGGCAGACAGGCTGCCTTTTGCAGATACCAGAGTGCGGCAGGTCAAAATCAGGCACAAGATCAGGTAGGGAATAACCTTCAAGTGAGTAATTGTTTTCTGCATAATGTTAAAATTAGGGTTTAGTAGTATTAGATAAGCTTGTTAATGGGGGTATGAAAAATAATTCTATAATTGGCTAATAAGGTAAGAGGCAGTTGTTTTATGATAATGCATAGCTATAGCTTTAAATGGTTTTGCTTAATTATGATAATAATTATAAATGATATTCTATTTTTGGCTTCTGAATGGGCAATACCTATTCTATTGGTCAATTTTATATACTAATATATGTCATAATTATATATAGGCAAGGGGTTATAGAGTATCTGAGATAAATATTTGGAAAATATAATTGCGTGGTGGAAAGTTTGCTGATTACTGCCCTTCATGCATGTTGTGTATAAGACCGCCTGTTTTTTTAGCTTATAATTTAAAAGATGGGAAGGCGAAGATTAAATAGCTCAGAGGACTTGTAACTTTTCATCTGAGGGAAGGGCTTACTAGAGGAAGTGGGCCCTTGATGAGTTGGCGCTGCGTTTGGCTGCTTACTTTGTTGAAGAGCTTGTTTGATGATTTTGAACATAAAAAAAGGGGAAGCATTTGCTTCCCCTTTTTTTATGGCTAGTGAGTAACCTATTGTTTAATCACACGTGCTGTGGTTACCTGGCCATTTAACTCTGTAGTCAGGATGTAAATACCAGAGCTTAAAGACGAGTTGTTTAATGGAAGTTCAACTGTTGATACTCCGCTTTCAACTGTAAATGTTTGCTCAAAAGCCTTTTTGCCGGTTACGTAGTAAAGTACTACTGTGAGTTCACCAGCTTTGGCAGCGTCTACTTCCACGTTCAGGTTCTGAACAAAAGGATTTGGATAAACCTTTACCTGAGCATTAGAAGGTTCGGTTACGGCTTTGTTAACAGCAATTACTTTGCTCAGTTCAGAGGCACCATCTAGGTCAACTTGCTTTAAGCGGTAGTACGTTACTGGGGCTTTTGGAGTACGATTTATGAATTCATAAGACTGTACTACTGAGCTGTTAGTTACTTTGCTGTCTACGCGTCCAATCGTTACGAAACCTTCTTTGGTAGGATTAGCACTTGTCTGCACTTCAAAATAAGCGTTATCTTTTTCAGAAGCAGTTTTCCAGGTAAGGATAATGCCTTTAGAAGTTCCTTTACCAGCGAAGTCCATTAACTCTACAGGAAGCGGCTCTGGCTCAAGTACGGTGAAAGGTGCACTTGCTTCACCGCCTAACGTTGTTACCGTCATTGGGCCTGAGGTGGCGCCAGTTGGCACGTTCATGGTAATGGTATTCGCATCTAGGTTTTCAAAAGTAGATACAGCAGTCCCATTGAAAGCAATGGCGGTGATGTCTTTCAGGTTTGATCCTTTAACAGTCACCTTAGTTCCAACTAAACCAGAATTTGGGGATAAAGAAGTTATAGTTGGTCCTACATAGAACATGGCTTGAGCTTCTCCTCCTGCGGTTGTAACCACCAACGGGCCTGAGGTGGCTCCCGCAGGTACCTTCACTTGCAGGTTGTTGGCGTCGATTTCACCAAACTCAAGGGCGGTGGTCCCGTTGAAAGTGATGCTTGTGGGGTTGCTTAGGTTAGTTCCTGTGATCCTCACAATAGTGCCTACCGGCCCGGAGGAAGGGGAAAGCGAGGTAATGGTTGGCGCAGGAGGAAGGACAGTAAAGAGAGAAGTGCTTTCTACTACAATCACTCCTTCGTCATTATCAATTGCGATCTTACCAGTCACCGCGTTTACTGGCACGTAGCCTGTGATCACGGTGCCTTCTGGCTTGGTGGGGTCTGGGTTTACCACGATATCGTCGGCGTACGTATAGTTTCCGAATTGATCAGTGAACATAAGTCCTGCATTAGCAGAGAAATCAGTGCCAGTTACAGTTACCAGCGTGCCCACCGGGCCACGGTCTGGGGTAAAGGAGGTTATGGAGGTAGCTACAGAGTAAGTAATGCTAGCTTCTCCACCTGCGGTTGTAACCACCAACGGGCCTGAGGTGGCTCCCGCAGGTACCTTCACTTGCAGGTTGTTGGCGTCGATTTCACCAAACTCAAGGGCGGTGGTCCCGTTGAAAGTGATGCTTGTGGGGTTGCTCAAGTTGGTTCCTGTGATCCTCACAATAGTGCCTACCGGCCCGGAGGATGGGGAAAGCGAGGTAATGGTTGGTGCAGGAGGCGTTACAGTAAATAAGGTTACACTTTCTTCTACAATGTTGCCCTCATCATCATCAATGGCGATCTTGCCGGTCACCGCATTAACTGGTACGTAGCCTGAGATCACCGTGCCTGCTGGCTTAGAAGGGTCCGGGTTTACCACGATATCGTCGGCGTAGGTGTAGTTTCCGAACTGGTCAGTGAAGAGAAGTCCTGCATTTGCAGAGAAATTGCTGCCGGTTACAGTTACCAGCGTGCCCACCGGGCCACGGTCTGGGGTAATAGAGGTAATAGAAGCTCCCAGAACAGTAAAGTTTACTTGTGCAGATCCGCCGGCGGTGGTAACCACTAATGGGCCGGTGGAGGCATTGGTAGGAACAATTACTCTCACCTCATTACTATTGATAGCCATTACTTCTGTAGCGATGGTGCCATTAAAGGTAATGCTTTGTAATCCATTCAGATTAGAGCCAAGGATAGTTACCTCTGCACCTATTGGTCCAGAAGACGGGCTAATGGAAGTAATGATGGGAGATGGAACCACTACTGTGAAATCTGTCTGGGCTGAACCACCTAAAGTGGTAACCACTAGTTTTCCAGCACCGTTTGCCGCACCACTAGGTACTTTAACTGTAATTTTAGTTTTGCTCTCTAAAGTATACTCAGAAGCAACCTGGCCATTTATGGAGATGCTTTGGAAATTATCAAGGTTCGTTCCATTTACAGTTACAACTGTTCCAATAGGACCAGAAGTGGGGTCAATGGAGCTAATGGTAGGGGCTGGGATAATGGTAAAGTCGTTTGCACTAGAAGTAGTCTCATTGCTGCTAACCTTAACAGTTATCTTACCAGTAACTGCACCAGAAGGTACTTTTACTGTGATTCTGCTGTCATTAACAATTGTTAAAGTGCTGCTTTTCAAGCTAGGGTTGAAAAGGACTTCAGTGGTGTTGATTAAGTTCGAGCCATAAATATCTACCGTGGTTCCGATTCCACCAGAGGTTGGAGTAAAGGAATCTATTACGGCCGGCAGAATTACACCATTACCTGATAGGTTTACAGCGAAATTTCCTTCATCACTGTCATTGTTAGCTATAACGATTGATGCAGTCTTAGTAAAAATGGCATTTGGTTTAAATGCTACTCTGAAGGACGTTTGTTCGTTTGGCTGAAGAGTGGATGCCGTTGGCTGGGTAACTATTTCAAATTGCCCAGCAGGGTTTTCACTTGTAATGGCTAGAGGAGTTGAGATAACTAGCGGTTCTGACCCAACATTTTTGATGTAGAAGGTAGTGGGGCTGCTAGTTGTATTAGCATTTTGTGGTGCAAAAGTATAGGTGCTCCCGCTATTCATGGCGTTAGAACCAGCCAAAACTTCAATTTCAGGGCTAGTAGTTCTTTTTGTTACTACCACCTGGTCCAGATAAAGGGGGATAGTACTTGAAGCAATGCTTGTCAATCTAAAGCGCACTACCCTGGTTTCAGCTTTTGGCGTAGCCAAACCTGGTACAGATCCTCCCGGGGAACTTCCAGTGAATGGGGGTAATGTCGTCATGGTTGACCAAGGTCCGGCCGTTGTTTCGGCCTCTTCTACTATAAAGTTACCGCTA
This Rufibacter radiotolerans DNA region includes the following protein-coding sequences:
- a CDS encoding IPT/TIG domain-containing protein — protein: MEKNLLRRMSSGESRASRIWLFLVLVLLSATPALKTQAQSTTSLPTNHNGPWSTLNTLTPTKTGWSQSGLAGDPNKINLSNGAVPDASNTTQTGAASFDSPGDQIQIVFSDSPEKVTFLYNTKSGSAFSGNFIVEEAETTAGPWSTMTTLPPFTGSSPGGSVPGLATPKAETRVVRFRLTSIASSTIPLYLDQVVVTKRTTSPEIEVLAGSNAMNSGSTYTFAPQNANTTSSPTTFYIKNVGSEPLVISTPLAITSENPAGQFEIVTQPTASTLQPNEQTSFRVAFKPNAIFTKTASIVIANNDSDEGNFAVNLSGNGVILPAVIDSFTPTSGGIGTTVDIYGSNLINTTEVLFNPSLKSSTLTIVNDSRITVKVPSGAVTGKITVKVSSNETTSSANDFTIIPAPTISSIDPTSGPIGTVVTVNGTNLDNFQSISINGQVASEYTLESKTKITVKVPSGAANGAGKLVVTTLGGSAQTDFTVVVPSPIITSISPSSGPIGAEVTILGSNLNGLQSITFNGTIATEVMAINSNEVRVIVPTNASTGPLVVTTAGGSAQVNFTVLGASITSITPDRGPVGTLVTVTGSNFSANAGLLFTDQFGNYTYADDIVVNPDPSKPAGTVISGYVPVNAVTGKIAIDDDEGNIVEESVTLFTVTPPAPTITSLSPSSGPVGTIVRITGTNLSNPTSITFNGTTALEFGEIDANNLQVKVPAGATSGPLVVTTAGGEASITYSVATSITSFTPDRGPVGTLVTVTGTDFSANAGLMFTDQFGNYTYADDIVVNPDPTKPEGTVITGYVPVNAVTGKIAIDNDEGVIVVESTSLFTVLPPAPTITSLSPSSGPVGTIVRITGTNLSNPTSITFNGTTALEFGEIDANNLQVKVPAGATSGPLVVTTAGGEAQAMFYVGPTITSLSPNSGLVGTKVTVKGSNLKDITAIAFNGTAVSTFENLDANTITMNVPTGATSGPMTVTTLGGEASAPFTVLEPEPLPVELMDFAGKGTSKGIILTWKTASEKDNAYFEVQTSANPTKEGFVTIGRVDSKVTNSSVVQSYEFINRTPKAPVTYYRLKQVDLDGASELSKVIAVNKAVTEPSNAQVKVYPNPFVQNLNVEVDAAKAGELTVVLYYVTGKKAFEQTFTVESGVSTVELPLNNSSLSSGIYILTTELNGQVTTARVIKQ